Proteins from one Ipomoea triloba cultivar NCNSP0323 chromosome 1, ASM357664v1 genomic window:
- the LOC116022136 gene encoding AP2-like ethylene-responsive transcription factor ANT: MKSMNDHNSCGGNNNNANNNSQLLGFSLSPTMKMDAYTATSAPTSFYHSLSPLHSSGLCYSVGEIGAFHSPLSAMPLKSDGSLCIMEAFSRSQTRSMVPNSSPKLEDFLGGATMGDGQYGSHEREAGILSLDSIYYTPQDVEQEAARQRSLGFHQEPQNHHSYYSNLQCHGFYQQPLEGEPKQSHQLDCGSQIAQMPGNELKNWASVELFGQQAPEQQQIATTALGCNELQPLSLSMSPGSQSSCVTAARQISPTDLECVAMDCKKRASGKVATKQPTHRKSLDTFGQRTSQYRGVTRHRWTGRYEAHLWDNSCKKEGQTRKGRQVYLGGYDMEEKAARAYDLAALKYWGPSTHINFPLENYQKELEEMKNMTRQEYVAHLRRKSSGFSRGASIYRGVTRHHQHGRWQARIGRVAGNKDLYLGTFSTQEEAAEAYDIAAIKFRGISAVTNFDISRYDVDKILASNSPAAGELSRRNKEAAVEYNQENNSTGAVSDWKMALYQSTDQPQQEQQNASFGSNHQKPIFSMAAQNLIGMDSSIIPSVQTHLISNPSSQISSLSNSREASPDKTGLSSETKFLIPTTNNVNAAAAAISSSRSPIPLSMAHLPLFAAWNHS, from the exons ATGAAGTCCATGAATGATCATAACAGCTgcggtggtaataataataatgctaataACAACAGTCAGTTGTTGGGCTTCTCCCTCTCACCCACCATGAAAATGGATGCTTACACTGCCACTTCTGCTCCTACAAGCTTCTATCATTCCCTTTCCCCCCTCCACTCTTCTGGTCTCTGTTATTCTGTTGGGGAAATCGGTGCCTTTCATTCTCCCTTGTCTGCTATGCCTCTCAAATCTGATGGCTCTCTTTGCATCATGGAAGCTTTCTCAAGATCCCAGACTCGTA GTATGGTGCCAAATTCTAGTCCTAAGCTGGAGGACTTCTTGGGAGGTGCAACAATGGGGGATGGTCAGTATGGTAGCCATGAGAGGGAAGCTGGGATTCTTAGCTTGGACAGCATATATTATACCCCCCAGGATGTTGAACAAGAAGCTGCAAGGCAGAGGTCTTTGGGCTTTCATCAAGAGCCACAAAATCACCATTCTTACTACTCTAACCTGCAATGCCATGGTTTTTACCAGCAACCACTGGAGGGAGAGCCTAAGCAAAGCCACCAGCTTGATTGTGGCTCACAGATAGCTCAAATGCCAGGAAATGAGCTCAAAAACTGGGCTTCTGTTGAACTCTTTGGACAGCAAGCTCCTGAGCAACAACAGATAGCCACCACTGCCCTGGGGTGTAATGAGTTGCAGCCTTTGAGTCTTTCCATGAGTCCTGGCTCTCAGTCCAGCTGTGTTACTGCTGCTAGGCAAATTTCTCCCACTGATTTGGAATGTGTAGCCATGGACTGCAAGAAAAGGGCCTCTGGGAAAGTGGCAACAAAACAACCCACCCACAGAAAATCCTTAGACACCTTTGGTCAAAGAACCTCTCAGTATAGAGGTGTAACAAG ACATAGGTGGACAGGTAGGTATGAGGCCCATCTTTGGGATAACAGTTGCAAGAAGGAAGGGCAGACTAGGAAAGGGAGGCAAG TGTACTTGG GAGGTTATGACATGGAAGAGAAAGCTGCAAGGGCATATGACCTTGCTGCTCTCAAGTATTGGGGGCCTTCAACCCACATTAACTTTCCA CTGGAAAACTACCAGAAAGAGCTCGAAGAAATGAAGAACATGACACGCCAGGAATATGTTGCCCATCTGAGAAG GAAAAGTAGTGGATTCTCTAGGGGTGCTTCAATATATCGAGGAGTGACAAG GCACCATCAACATGGACGCTGGCAGGCGCGAATAGGCCGAGTTGCAGGAAACAAGGACCTTTATCTCGGGACATTCA GCACCCAAGAAGAAGCTGCAGAAGCTTATGACATTGCTGCAATAAAATTCCGTGGCATTAGTGCTGTCACAAACTTTGACATTTCGAGATATGATGTGGACAAAATCTTGGCGAGCAATTCTCCGGCGGCCGGAGAATTATCCCGGCGAAACAAAGAGGCCGCCGTGGAGTATAATCAGGAAAATAACAGTACTGGGGCTGTTTCCGACTGGAAAATGGCATTGTATCAGAGCACAGATCAGCCGCAACAAGAACAACAGAATGCATCTTTTGGATCAAATCATCAAAAACCCATCTTCTCAATGGCGGCGCAGAATCTGATAGGGATGGATTCATCAATAATCCCCTCGGTTCAGACCCATTTGATCTCCAACCCATCTTCCCAAATCAGCAGCCTGAGCAACTCCAGAGAAGCCAGCCCGGACAAAACCGGCTTGTCGTCGGAAACCAAATTCTTGATTCCTACGACAAACAACGTtaacgccgccgccgccgccatttCATCGTCTCGGTCGCCTATCCCACTGTCCATGGCTCACCTTCCACTGTTCGCCGCCTGGAATCACTCTTAA
- the LOC116022680 gene encoding uncharacterized protein LOC116022680: MNLLPSGGGGGASLCSSDRCALKFTHPIPPLFSNRRPGRCNCNPTQRPQTQSKLPTLAAANPGASRPSAATVTPPSSTIGSHFNAAGDDVISLITQDRVPPEGVIQFQNPNSSSRIGKWSKVALLAGGDVVALLLFSAIGRFTQGLPVFHSETLRTADPFTAGWFFSAYFLGGYAEDGLGMNGLFKGFIAATKTWSLGIPLGLIIRTTTDGHIPSANIITATMRSTAVLLIGWRTLLLSSLPDGRG, translated from the exons ATGAATTTGCTGCCAAGCGGAGGCGGCGGAGGGGCCTCTCTGTGCTCTTCTGATCGGTGCGCTCTGAAATTCACTCACCCAATTCCTCCCCTCTTCTCTAACCGCCGCCCCGGGCGTTGTAATTGCAACCCGACTCAAAGGCCGCAAACTCAGTCCAAGCTCCCCACTCTTGCTGCCGCTAACCCGGGAGCTTCTCGGCCCTCTGCTGCCACCGTCACACCGCCCAGTTCAACTATAGGCTCTCACTTCAATGCCGCCGGTGATGATGTAATCTCTCTGATCACCCAAGATAGGGTTCCTCCTGAAGGTGTAATCCAATTCCAGAACCCCAATTCTTCTTCTCGCATTGGCAAATGGAG TAAAGTGGCATTGTTAGCTGGAGGGGATGTAGTGGCTTTGCTGTTGTTCTCAGCAATTGGAAGGTTCACTCAGGGATTGCCGGTCTTCCACTCAGAGACATTGCGAACAGCTGACCCTTTTACTGCTG GCTGGTTTTTTAGTGCATATTTTCTTGGGGGATATGCAGAGGATGGTCTAGGAATGAATGGTCTGTTCAAGGGGTTTATTGCCGCAACAAAGACTTGGTCTTTGGGTATCCCA TTGGGCTTAATTATTAGGACAACAACAGACGGCCACATACCGTCAGCCAACATTATCACAGCTACCATGAGGAGCACTGCTGTATTACTTATTGGATGGAGAACACTATTGCTGAGTTCTTTACCAGATGGGAGGGGTTGA